From one Rosa rugosa chromosome 4, drRosRugo1.1, whole genome shotgun sequence genomic stretch:
- the LOC133745851 gene encoding transcription factor TGA7: MLQESMNYPSTQFATSRQMGIYEPFRQVGVWRETFSGGNGSNIGASTVVEVDSGLENKVGFGSHESMGPSGNDQESNRSADKVQRRLEQNREAARKSRMRKKAYVQQLETSRLKLAQLELELDRTRKQVAYGGSSFGGSHLGYNGIVNSGITTFELEYGHWVEEQHRQNNELRKALQEHATDIELRLLVEGGLNHYATLFRMKADAAKADIFYLLSGIWRTSVERYFHWIGGFRPSELLNIIEPQLEPLTDPQPLDFYNLRQSSQQAEDALSQGMDKLQQTLAKTLEADQIWSGETYGSQMAAAFEKFEALESFVSQADHLRQQTLQQMSRILTTHQAARGLLALGEYFERLRALSSLWAARPPEPTESYAF; the protein is encoded by the exons ATGTTACAAGAG AGTATGAACTATCCATCAACTCAATTTGCCACCTCAAGACAAATGGGGATATATGAGCCGTTCCGGCAGGTGGGTGTGTGGAGAGAAACCTTCAGTGGTGGTAACGGCTCAAATATAGGTGCTTCCACAGTTGTAGAGGTGGATTCTGGGCTAGAAAACAAG GTCggatttggttctcatgaaTCGATGGGACCTTCTGGAAATGATCAAGAATCAAACAGATCTGCTGATAAG gtaCAGAGACGCTTAGAGCAAAATCGTGAAGCTGCTCGCAAAAGTCGTATGAGGAAAAAG GCTTATGTCCAACAACTAGAAACAAGCCGTTTAAAACTGGCGCAACTGGAGCTCGAACTGGACAGGACTAGAAAACAG GTAGCCTATGGAGGCAGTTCATTTGGTGGTAGTCATTTGGGATACAATGGAATTGTGAATTCAG GGATCACTACATTTGAGTTGGAATATGGACACTGGGTAGAAGAGCAGCATAGACAGAATAATGAACTTCGAAAAGCATTGCAAGAACATGCAACTGATATAGAGCTTCGATTACTTGTAGAAGGTGGTTTGAACCACTATGCTACTCTGTTCCGTATGAAGGCAGATGCTGCTAAGGCTGATATCTTTTACCTACTGTCTGGTATATGGAGAACATCAGTAGAACGTTACTTTCACTGGATTGGAGGATTTCGCCCATCAGAGCTTCTAAAT ATTATCGAGCCCCAACTTGAGCCATTGACTGATCCACAACCTCTGGATTTCTATAACCTGCGGCAATCATCTCAGCAAGCTGAAGACGCTCTCTCACAGGGAATGGATAAACTACAGCAGACACTGGCCAAGACATTAGAAGCTGATCAAATATGGAGCGGAGAAACTTATGGATCTCAGATGGCTGCTGCATTTGAGAAATTTGAAGCACTGGAGAGCTTTGTTAGCCAG GCTGATCACCTTCGACAGCAGACTCTGCAGCAAATGTCCCGAATCCTGACAACTCACCAAGCGGCTCGCGGCTTGCTTGCATTAGGAGAGTACTTTGAGCGTCTTCGTGCCCTCAGTTCTCTTTGGGCTGCTCGTCCACCTGAACCAACTGAGTCATATGCATTTTGA
- the LOC133743437 gene encoding uncharacterized J domain-containing protein C4H3.01, translated as MSNLRTICRPHAVVTSFICCRHQARFSFRVSFQRNPNYSPPSLLPASSDFARLNRSETWFRANQRRSIVRASNWAHPKSPYETLELELDADDEQIKVAYRRLAKFYHPDVYDGRGTLEEGETAEARFIKIQAAYELLLDEEKRGQYDRDNRVNPLKASEAWMEWLMKKRKAFDQRGDMAIAAWAEQQQREMNIRARRLSRSKVDPYEEKKILEREKKASAEYFSSTLKRHTLVLKKRDIMRRKAEEDKRKIIGQLLAAEGLELDTDDEETR; from the exons ATGAGTAATTTGAGAACAATCTGTAGGCCACACGCCGTCGTCACCTCCTTCATATGTTGCAGACACCAAGCTCGCTTCAGCTTTAGGGTTTCCTTTCAGCGAAACCCTAATTACTCGCCACCTAGTCTTTTGCCGGCGTCGTCCGATTTCGCGAGATTGAATCGGAGCGAGACGTGGTTCCGAGCGAACCAGAGAAGATCCATTGTTAGGGCTTCGAATTGGGCCCACCCCAAGTCTCCCTACGAAACCCTTG aATTAGAGTTGGATGCTGATGATGAACAGATAAAGGTTGCTTACAGAAGACTGGCCAAGTTTTATCATCCTGATG TCTATGATGGCAGAGGGACCCTGGAGGAGGGGGAAACAGCTGAAGCTAGGTTTATCAAGATTCAAGCTGCTTATGAATTGCTTTTAGATGAAGAGAAGAGGGGCCAATATGACAGGGATAACCGAGTCAACCCATTGAAA GCATCTGAAGCATGGATGGAGTGGCTAATGAAAAAGCGAAAAGCTTTTGATCAGCGAGGTGATATGGCAATAGCAGCTTGGGCTGAGCAACAGCAGCGTGAGATGAATATCCGTGCACGTCGACTCTCTCGTTCCAAG GTTGACCCTTACGAAGAGAAGAAAATcctggagagagaaaagaaggcCTCTGCAGAGTATTTCTCCAGTACGCTGAAGCGGCATACACTAGTCTTAAAGAAAAGAGACATCATGAGAAGGAAAGCAGAGGAAGATAAGAGAAAGATCATCGGTCAGCTTTTAGCTGCAGAGGGACTTGAGCTTGACACAGATGACGAAGAAACTCGGTAA